One Owenweeksia hongkongensis DSM 17368 genomic region harbors:
- a CDS encoding prolipoprotein diacylglyceryl transferase: MQSLLAITWDMGRGIDLGFFTIRFYSLLFALGFVLGYFLMKKMFEKAGIAQEKLDSLLTYVVIATVVGARLGHVFFYQWDYYSKHPGEILKVWEGGLASHGAAIAIVIAIIIYCKRVLKKSPLWMLDRVVITVALAAVLIRIGNWTNSEIYGDIANSNMETVFTNPARERILMNFDNIFESVEFTALDKKEITDTLIYPLYDMQLQVLPQVSKEKAESAIKSLKPYFNDRLDREDKNILFSTSPITWDEQKKNSVHVEVLGVPRHPTQLYEAFAYFLIFLILYRLYINENIVQRQGFIFGMFLILLFGFRFFIEYYKEVQVSKEHGQGLLIGQYLSIPLVAIGLYFVATAKKKKS, translated from the coding sequence ATGCAATCATTGCTCGCAATTACCTGGGACATGGGCCGAGGTATCGATTTGGGATTTTTTACCATCCGTTTTTATAGTTTACTTTTTGCGCTTGGCTTTGTGCTCGGCTACTTCTTGATGAAGAAGATGTTTGAGAAAGCCGGCATAGCACAGGAAAAGTTGGATAGCTTACTTACCTATGTGGTAATTGCCACCGTGGTAGGGGCAAGGCTTGGTCATGTGTTTTTTTATCAATGGGATTATTACTCCAAGCATCCGGGCGAAATACTAAAAGTATGGGAAGGTGGATTGGCCAGCCATGGAGCAGCTATCGCCATCGTTATTGCAATTATTATTTATTGCAAAAGGGTACTAAAAAAGTCTCCACTATGGATGCTCGATAGAGTGGTGATTACCGTGGCTTTGGCGGCAGTTTTAATCCGAATCGGAAACTGGACAAATAGTGAAATTTATGGAGACATTGCCAACTCCAACATGGAAACGGTTTTTACTAACCCTGCCCGTGAGCGTATCTTGATGAATTTTGACAACATTTTTGAGAGTGTAGAATTCACAGCTTTGGATAAAAAGGAAATTACTGACACCCTTATTTATCCTCTTTACGATATGCAACTGCAGGTGCTTCCGCAGGTGAGTAAGGAAAAAGCGGAAAGTGCTATTAAGTCTCTTAAACCCTATTTTAATGATAGACTGGATAGGGAGGATAAAAACATATTGTTTTCCACCAGCCCAATTACTTGGGATGAGCAAAAGAAAAATAGTGTACATGTAGAAGTTTTAGGCGTACCAAGACACCCTACGCAGTTATACGAAGCATTCGCTTATTTTCTCATATTCCTTATCCTATATCGTTTGTATATCAATGAAAACATAGTGCAGCGACAAGGTTTTATTTTCGGGATGTTCCTGATACTATTGTTTGGTTTCCGCTTTTTTATTGAATATTACAAAGAAGTACAAGTAAGTAAGGAGCATGGGCAAGGGTTATTGATTGGTCAGTATCTAAGTATTCCTCTAGTAGCTATAGGGCTCTACTTTGTAGCTACAGCTAAAAAGAAAAAGTCATGA
- a CDS encoding DUF192 domain-containing protein, whose translation MKKRTGKIVAIALLVAFLGWIVFTSLPMGGEKVAPSKPNNKVVHEYEPKFSKEGELWIMAAENQDTIKQLDIEIADNATEAQYGMMYRKSMDPNTGMLFIMPAEQQQSFWMKNTYVALDIIYINSNFEIVSVQKNAVPHDLKSLPSEGPALYVLEVVGGFADEHGLKKGDKIQFERN comes from the coding sequence ATGAAAAAGCGTACCGGAAAAATTGTAGCCATAGCCTTGCTGGTGGCCTTTTTGGGGTGGATAGTGTTTACTTCTTTACCCATGGGGGGAGAAAAGGTCGCTCCATCAAAGCCAAATAATAAGGTGGTACATGAGTATGAGCCAAAGTTTAGCAAAGAAGGTGAGCTATGGATTATGGCGGCTGAAAATCAGGATACCATAAAACAGCTTGATATAGAAATTGCTGACAATGCAACTGAAGCCCAGTACGGGATGATGTATCGCAAGAGTATGGACCCAAATACTGGAATGCTATTTATAATGCCAGCAGAGCAGCAGCAATCTTTTTGGATGAAGAATACTTATGTGGCTTTGGACATTATTTACATCAATAGCAATTTTGAAATAGTGAGTGTGCAAAAAAACGCTGTACCTCATGATTTGAAGAGCTTACCAAGCGAAGGTCCTGCACTATATGTGCTCGAAGTTGTTGGTGGTTTTGCTGATGAGCATGGCTTGAAAAAAGGCGACAAAATTCAGTTTGAAAGAAACTAG
- a CDS encoding C40 family peptidase has translation MNFRIFVINPSKGRMRYKLIPASVLLMCITSCGSHKASQKTSSTPVEKGPEIEHELKGPEKSPWEKTDVKARNQSLSDFVKDWEGTPHRMGGNTKKGVDCSGFVIQAYLQVYDEEFISRRAEDIFGETKPVKRDKLQEGDLVFFKISGKRISHVGIYLADDNFAHTSSSRGVMVSNLNEAYWDKRFFMGGRK, from the coding sequence ATGAATTTTAGGATTTTTGTGATAAATCCATCCAAAGGTAGAATGAGGTACAAGTTAATTCCGGCAAGCGTTCTTTTAATGTGCATCACATCATGTGGCAGCCATAAGGCTTCGCAAAAAACTTCTTCCACGCCAGTGGAAAAAGGCCCGGAAATAGAACATGAGCTCAAAGGCCCGGAAAAATCCCCTTGGGAAAAGACGGATGTAAAAGCCCGTAATCAATCACTCAGTGACTTTGTAAAAGACTGGGAAGGTACTCCGCATAGAATGGGAGGCAACACTAAGAAAGGAGTAGACTGCAGTGGATTTGTAATTCAAGCCTACCTACAGGTATATGATGAAGAATTCATCAGCAGACGAGCAGAAGACATTTTTGGTGAAACCAAACCCGTAAAGCGTGACAAGCTTCAAGAAGGTGATCTTGTGTTTTTCAAAATAAGCGGCAAACGTATTAGCCATGTAGGTATTTATTTGGCTGATGATAATTTTGCCCACACCAGCTCTAGCCGTGGAGTAATGGTTAGTAACCTTAACGAGGCATACTGGGATAAGCGCTTCTTTATGGGCGGTCGCAAGTGA
- a CDS encoding M1 family metallopeptidase — translation MKRLLLGALALFITNAGFAQYTNESKFKQLKEELPTPNVYRTGSGAPGPWYYQQQADYTMEITLDDNKQRISGEGTVVYTNNSPDPLNYIWVQLDQNVRAKNSETQQIKKGSISDKMSYKSLEYLFYDFDGGLKIEHIVDENGKKLPFYINNTMMRINLPKALNKGESFTFGMKWWYNIQERAKYGGRSGLEYFEEEDNYLYTIAQFFPRMAVYNDVEGWQNKQFLGRGEFALVFGNYDVKITVPSDHVVGSTGTLQNAEEVLTKEQQNRLKEARKSLDKPVMIITESEAKKAEKGKAKDTKTWHFKAENVRDFAFASSRKFIWDAMGVKFGDRTVMAMSYYPKEGNPLWEQYSTRVVAHTLKSYSKYTFDYPYPTAISVHSDRIGMEYPMICFNGGRPEADGTYSATTKYGMISVIIHEVGHNYFPMIVNSDERQWTWMDEGLNTFVQYLAEMEWDKDYPSRRGPAYKIVDYMKSQPTEQVPIMTNSESILQFGNNAYGKPATALNILRETVMGREEFDYAFKEYSRRWMFKHPTPADFFRTMEDASATDLDWFFRGWFYTTQHVDISIDNMEHFQFDSQNPETNSKADREKASKQRFIGDMRNDTALAGKTVVEQDESMRDFYNDNDEFTVFESDKKKYNDYIESLSDDEKKLLNSGLNFYEISFSNVGGLVMPVILEFTFSDGNTEVQHMPAQIWLKNEDSFTKVFAFEKKVTKVELDPFLETADTDRNNNYYPPQQEPSRFELYKRQQRESKNNMQKAGK, via the coding sequence ATGAAAAGATTGTTATTGGGCGCTTTAGCTTTGTTTATTACAAACGCAGGTTTTGCACAGTATACCAACGAAAGCAAATTCAAGCAGCTTAAAGAAGAACTTCCTACTCCCAACGTTTACCGCACCGGCTCCGGGGCCCCAGGCCCATGGTACTATCAGCAGCAAGCTGACTACACTATGGAGATTACGCTTGACGATAATAAGCAGCGCATAAGTGGGGAAGGCACCGTGGTTTACACCAACAACTCACCTGATCCTCTAAATTATATTTGGGTACAGCTCGACCAAAATGTACGAGCAAAAAATTCTGAAACTCAACAAATAAAAAAAGGCTCCATCTCTGACAAGATGAGCTACAAAAGTCTTGAGTACTTATTTTACGATTTTGATGGTGGATTAAAAATTGAGCACATTGTAGACGAAAATGGTAAGAAGCTTCCTTTTTACATCAACAACACCATGATGCGCATCAACTTACCGAAAGCACTAAATAAGGGTGAATCGTTCACTTTTGGAATGAAGTGGTGGTACAATATTCAGGAGCGCGCAAAATATGGAGGCCGCAGTGGGCTGGAGTATTTTGAAGAAGAAGATAACTACCTATATACCATCGCTCAGTTTTTCCCGCGCATGGCTGTATACAATGATGTAGAAGGTTGGCAAAACAAACAGTTTTTAGGACGTGGCGAGTTTGCCTTGGTTTTTGGAAACTATGATGTAAAAATCACGGTGCCTTCTGACCACGTGGTGGGTTCTACCGGTACACTTCAAAATGCTGAAGAAGTACTTACCAAAGAACAACAAAACAGATTGAAAGAGGCGAGAAAATCATTGGACAAGCCAGTGATGATTATTACAGAAAGTGAAGCTAAAAAAGCTGAAAAAGGAAAAGCCAAGGATACCAAGACATGGCACTTTAAAGCTGAGAATGTGCGTGACTTCGCATTTGCTTCTTCTCGTAAATTTATTTGGGACGCTATGGGCGTAAAGTTTGGCGACCGTACCGTAATGGCGATGAGCTACTATCCAAAAGAAGGAAACCCACTTTGGGAGCAATACTCCACCCGTGTGGTAGCTCACACCTTAAAATCATACAGCAAGTATACCTTTGACTACCCCTATCCAACAGCAATTTCAGTGCATAGTGACCGCATTGGTATGGAATACCCTATGATTTGCTTTAATGGTGGCCGACCTGAAGCAGATGGAACCTATAGCGCTACCACTAAGTATGGAATGATTTCGGTAATTATTCATGAAGTAGGGCACAACTATTTTCCTATGATTGTAAATAGTGATGAGCGTCAATGGACATGGATGGATGAAGGTTTGAACACCTTTGTTCAATACTTGGCTGAAATGGAGTGGGACAAGGATTACCCATCCAGAAGAGGGCCTGCCTACAAAATTGTGGACTACATGAAATCCCAGCCAACCGAGCAAGTTCCCATTATGACCAACTCTGAGTCTATCCTTCAGTTTGGAAACAATGCTTATGGAAAACCAGCTACTGCGCTTAACATTTTACGGGAAACCGTGATGGGCCGTGAGGAGTTCGATTATGCTTTTAAAGAATACTCTAGAAGATGGATGTTTAAACACCCCACTCCTGCTGACTTTTTCCGCACTATGGAAGATGCATCAGCCACTGATTTAGATTGGTTTTTTAGAGGTTGGTTTTACACCACTCAGCATGTGGATATTTCCATAGACAATATGGAGCATTTCCAGTTTGACAGCCAAAATCCTGAAACTAACAGCAAGGCAGATCGTGAAAAAGCTAGTAAACAGCGCTTTATTGGTGATATGCGAAATGACACTGCCCTTGCCGGAAAAACAGTAGTAGAGCAAGATGAAAGCATGCGTGACTTTTACAATGATAATGATGAGTTTACTGTATTTGAATCAGACAAGAAGAAATACAATGACTATATAGAATCATTGAGCGATGATGAAAAGAAACTGTTAAACAGCGGCTTAAACTTCTATGAGATTAGTTTTTCAAACGTAGGAGGCTTAGTGATGCCTGTAATTCTTGAGTTCACCTTTAGCGATGGCAATACTGAAGTGCAACATATGCCTGCTCAAATTTGGCTAAAAAATGAGGACTCTTTTACAAAGGTTTTCGCTTTCGAAAAGAAGGTAACCAAGGTGGAGTTAGATCCATTTTTGGAAACTGCGGATACGGACAGAAACAACAACTATTATCCTCCACAGCAAGAGCCTAGCCGATTTGAGCTTTACAAAAGACAACAACGCGAAAGCAAAAACAATATGCAGAAAGCTGGAAAATAA
- a CDS encoding HupE/UreJ family protein: protein MGSFGTYLQLGYEHIVNIAALDHVLFILVLMAVYQPKNWLKVVLAITFFTIGHSITLTLSTLDLVKFDMKLIEFLIPVTILVTALFNLTAAGQDQSSKTKYWLAGIFGLIHGLGFANYYGMLTLGESSYWSALLPFNLGVELGQLLVVFLFLIITIIFQQIIHVKHQSWNLFFSGAGFGLSLVMILENWPF, encoded by the coding sequence ATGGGTTCATTTGGCACTTATCTTCAACTTGGTTACGAGCACATTGTAAATATTGCAGCTCTTGATCATGTTCTTTTCATTCTTGTTTTGATGGCTGTTTACCAGCCTAAAAATTGGCTTAAAGTAGTCTTGGCCATCACCTTCTTCACCATTGGCCACAGTATTACACTCACACTTTCTACACTGGATTTGGTGAAGTTTGATATGAAACTGATTGAATTCCTTATTCCCGTTACCATTCTGGTAACCGCACTTTTTAATCTCACTGCTGCTGGGCAAGATCAAAGCTCAAAAACAAAGTATTGGTTAGCCGGGATTTTTGGCCTCATTCACGGCCTGGGCTTTGCCAATTACTATGGTATGCTTACCCTAGGTGAAAGCAGCTATTGGTCGGCTCTTCTTCCTTTTAACCTCGGTGTAGAGTTGGGGCAGCTTCTTGTTGTTTTTCTTTTTTTAATTATCACCATTATTTTTCAGCAAATCATTCATGTAAAGCATCAGTCCTGGAACCTCTTTTTCTCCGGTGCAGGCTTTGGTTTATCCTTGGTAATGATTCTCGAAAATTGGCCCTTCTAG
- a CDS encoding DUF6702 family protein, translating to MNTIIAILICLTTTVKHDFHTSITNAEYNPKTQSMEIAMKLFTDDLELTIKNKHEVILNLNSTSELPEADSLIYNYVIDNFSIQSGKKSVSPTFVGKEIENGITFIYLEIHSFPVAKELLVRNTVFFDTFDDQSNIVNIKLDGELESAFLKKGQETELVQF from the coding sequence TTGAATACTATTATCGCCATTTTAATATGTCTTACCACCACGGTAAAACACGACTTCCATACAAGTATCACCAATGCTGAGTATAATCCCAAAACCCAATCCATGGAAATAGCCATGAAGCTATTTACTGATGACTTGGAATTGACGATAAAAAACAAGCATGAGGTGATACTAAACCTCAACTCAACTAGTGAATTGCCTGAGGCCGATTCACTGATTTACAATTATGTAATTGACAATTTCTCAATACAATCTGGTAAGAAGTCGGTTTCTCCCACTTTCGTGGGAAAGGAAATTGAAAACGGCATTACCTTCATCTACCTTGAGATACACTCCTTTCCTGTAGCAAAAGAACTACTTGTAAGAAATACCGTATTTTTTGATACGTTTGATGATCAATCAAACATTGTAAATATCAAGCTTGATGGAGAGCTAGAATCTGCCTTTTTGAAGAAAGGTCAGGAAACTGAGTTAGTTCAGTTTTAA
- a CDS encoding bifunctional 3-deoxy-7-phosphoheptulonate synthase/chorismate mutase, producing the protein MIIQLENTISPQNLDLLKREITNVKYSVNQVSTQMGNYLVCIGKDEFDIRSIGHLSGVKDIHRVNEIVKLVSRKWKTERTQIDLGDGVKVGDKNFAIMAGPCSIEGEEQIRSTVKQLVKSGVRIMRGGVYKPRSSPYSFRGMGMDGLKLFSQLCKAEGIKIITEVMQVSQVEEMHDYVDIFQVGSRNSQNFNLLDALGGIDKPVLIKRGISGSIDELLYSAEYIFSGGNEKLMLCERGIRTYERAYRNTLDLNAVPILKEKSHLPVIVDPSHGIGLRQHMEPMALAATVAGADGLLLEIHEQPEIAFSDGQQTLNYREFEQLLEKIKIIKEVL; encoded by the coding sequence ATGATTATCCAATTAGAAAATACCATTTCCCCTCAAAACCTTGACCTCCTGAAAAGAGAAATCACTAATGTAAAATACAGCGTAAATCAGGTTTCCACTCAAATGGGAAACTACCTTGTATGTATTGGAAAAGATGAATTTGACATCAGGAGTATAGGACATTTATCCGGAGTAAAGGACATTCATCGAGTAAATGAAATTGTAAAACTAGTTTCTAGAAAGTGGAAAACTGAAAGGACACAAATTGACCTTGGTGATGGGGTGAAAGTTGGTGACAAAAACTTTGCTATAATGGCTGGACCGTGCAGCATTGAAGGTGAAGAACAAATCAGAAGTACAGTAAAACAATTGGTTAAAAGTGGCGTGCGAATAATGCGAGGTGGAGTTTACAAACCTCGTTCGTCACCATACAGCTTTCGCGGAATGGGCATGGATGGCCTAAAGTTATTTTCCCAATTATGTAAGGCGGAAGGGATAAAAATCATAACCGAGGTAATGCAAGTGAGTCAAGTGGAAGAAATGCATGATTATGTAGACATTTTTCAGGTGGGGTCAAGAAACTCGCAAAACTTTAACCTGCTAGATGCGCTTGGCGGGATTGACAAACCTGTATTAATAAAACGAGGAATTAGCGGCAGCATTGATGAATTACTCTACTCGGCTGAATACATTTTTAGTGGAGGAAACGAAAAGTTAATGCTTTGCGAAAGGGGTATCCGCACATATGAGAGAGCCTATAGAAATACGCTAGACCTCAATGCCGTTCCTATCCTGAAAGAAAAAAGTCACTTACCCGTAATTGTGGACCCTTCCCACGGAATAGGACTTAGACAACATATGGAACCTATGGCTTTGGCGGCCACTGTAGCTGGAGCAGACGGCCTGCTTCTTGAAATACATGAGCAACCTGAAATAGCCTTTAGTGATGGCCAACAAACCTTGAACTACCGAGAGTTTGAACAACTATTAGAAAAAATTAAAATAATCAAAGAGGTGCTTTAA
- the trpA gene encoding tryptophan synthase subunit alpha, giving the protein MNTLKSKNKVQTLFEQKQKDILTIYFTAGFPKLNDTPKILNGLEAAGVDIIEIGIPYSDPLADGPVIQNSSTLALNNGMTLAKLFEQLEHVTIEAPIVLMGYLNPVLQFGITKFIQRCAEVGVSGLILPDLPVEIYERDYKKQFEASNLNFIGLVTPQSSDARIAKIDRASSGFIYAVSSASTTGSNKSVGNFKDYLDKLQNLNLKNPVLTGFNIKDHNSYQNACKHCRGAIIGSAFISHLQTNGVANGSILNFVQKIKQSPS; this is encoded by the coding sequence ATGAACACACTGAAATCAAAAAACAAGGTCCAAACTCTGTTTGAGCAAAAGCAGAAAGATATTCTAACTATATACTTTACCGCAGGTTTCCCTAAGCTAAATGACACGCCCAAAATCCTAAACGGACTTGAAGCTGCCGGAGTAGATATTATTGAAATAGGAATACCCTACAGCGACCCATTGGCTGACGGCCCTGTAATTCAAAACTCAAGTACACTTGCGCTCAATAATGGAATGACATTGGCCAAACTCTTTGAGCAATTAGAACACGTAACGATAGAAGCCCCAATAGTTCTTATGGGCTATCTAAATCCAGTTTTACAATTTGGTATAACTAAGTTTATCCAACGTTGTGCGGAGGTTGGTGTGAGCGGACTCATACTTCCTGACCTTCCTGTGGAGATTTATGAGCGCGACTATAAAAAGCAATTTGAAGCTTCCAATTTGAATTTTATAGGTTTAGTAACACCGCAAAGCTCGGATGCACGCATTGCAAAAATTGACCGAGCCAGTAGCGGTTTTATTTACGCGGTTTCTTCAGCAAGTACTACTGGGTCTAATAAGTCTGTGGGAAATTTTAAAGATTACCTGGACAAGCTTCAAAACTTGAACTTGAAAAACCCAGTGCTCACTGGCTTTAATATAAAAGACCACAACAGCTATCAGAATGCTTGCAAACATTGCCGTGGTGCTATTATCGGTTCGGCATTTATTTCACACCTCCAAACAAATGGTGTTGCAAATGGCAGCATTCTGAATTTTGTTCAAAAAATAAAACAATCTCCATCATGA
- the trpB gene encoding tryptophan synthase subunit beta codes for MNSSKLKLKVCGLKNPTNIMEVVDLQPDFAGFIFYPKSPRYAENLDPQILHNLSSEICSVGVFVNESSSTIMEIVNRYKLRAVQLHGDETPSDCETLKNQGLVVIKAFGVHNDFDFTILEDYLSVCDYFLFDTKTSKHGGSGQKFKWEILNNNPYSKPYFLSGGIGPTDLEKISKLNLSQPPFGIDVNSQFETKPGEKDISKLKDFMKQMNTHYASANSQTTPDADGFYGNYGGAFIPELLYPNVEELRNNYLRILEDPSFKEQQNQLLKDYVGRPTPLYFAKRLSEHFNTQIYLKREDLCHTGAHKINNTIGQILLAKKLGKTRIIAETGAGQHGVATATAAALMNLPCIVYMGALDIQRQAPNVSRMRMLGAEVRAVHSGSKTLKDATNEAIRDWINNPEDTHYILGSVVGPHPYPDMVTRFQAVISEEIKHQMNGLPDYVLACVGGGSNAIGAFYHFLKNKNVQLYGIEAAGHGVNTNKTAATLAVGSSGVIHASKTILMQTEDGQIIEPHSISAGLDYPGIGPIHSHLHETNRVKYVSITDEEALEAGYLLCKLEGIIPALESAHALAYLKYLKPQPHEKVVVNLSGRGDKDLNTYLQYFEK; via the coding sequence ATGAATTCATCCAAGCTCAAATTAAAAGTCTGTGGATTAAAAAATCCCACAAACATCATGGAGGTGGTTGATTTACAACCGGATTTTGCCGGGTTTATTTTTTATCCAAAATCTCCCAGATATGCGGAAAATCTGGACCCTCAAATACTACACAATCTTTCGAGTGAAATTTGTTCTGTTGGTGTTTTTGTCAATGAATCCTCTTCCACCATTATGGAAATTGTAAACCGCTATAAGCTAAGAGCGGTGCAACTACACGGAGATGAAACACCAAGCGACTGTGAAACCCTAAAGAATCAAGGACTTGTAGTAATCAAGGCTTTTGGTGTGCACAATGATTTTGACTTTACCATTTTGGAAGATTACCTGAGTGTATGCGATTATTTCCTATTTGATACTAAGACAAGTAAACATGGAGGTTCCGGACAAAAGTTCAAGTGGGAAATACTCAACAACAACCCTTATTCTAAGCCCTACTTTTTGAGTGGCGGAATAGGCCCTACAGATTTGGAAAAGATATCCAAACTCAACCTAAGTCAGCCTCCATTTGGCATAGACGTAAATAGCCAATTTGAAACCAAGCCCGGTGAAAAAGACATCTCTAAATTAAAAGACTTTATGAAGCAAATGAATACACATTATGCTTCCGCAAACTCCCAAACCACTCCTGATGCTGATGGTTTTTATGGAAACTACGGTGGAGCATTTATCCCTGAGTTGCTTTATCCAAATGTGGAGGAACTTCGAAATAACTACCTGAGAATACTGGAAGACCCGAGTTTTAAGGAACAGCAAAATCAACTTTTAAAGGACTATGTAGGGCGGCCTACTCCTCTTTATTTCGCCAAAAGACTCAGTGAGCATTTTAATACTCAGATTTACCTAAAGCGTGAGGACCTTTGCCACACAGGAGCGCACAAAATAAATAACACCATAGGGCAAATTTTACTTGCTAAAAAACTTGGCAAAACAAGAATCATTGCTGAAACCGGTGCGGGACAACATGGTGTAGCGACTGCCACGGCAGCTGCCCTAATGAACTTGCCCTGCATTGTATATATGGGCGCACTTGATATTCAGCGGCAAGCTCCCAATGTGAGCCGTATGCGCATGCTTGGCGCAGAAGTACGTGCTGTACACAGTGGAAGCAAAACGTTGAAAGATGCTACAAATGAAGCTATCCGCGACTGGATAAATAACCCCGAAGACACACACTACATACTAGGGTCGGTGGTAGGCCCACATCCTTATCCGGATATGGTTACCCGGTTTCAGGCAGTAATTAGCGAAGAAATAAAGCACCAAATGAATGGCTTGCCTGATTATGTGCTTGCCTGTGTAGGCGGGGGAAGCAATGCCATTGGTGCCTTTTACCATTTTCTAAAAAATAAAAACGTGCAGCTGTATGGTATAGAGGCGGCTGGTCATGGTGTAAACACTAACAAAACTGCAGCCACATTAGCCGTAGGAAGTTCGGGGGTTATTCACGCCAGTAAAACCATTTTAATGCAAACCGAAGATGGACAAATTATAGAGCCACACAGCATTTCCGCAGGCCTTGACTACCCGGGCATCGGTCCTATTCATTCTCATTTACATGAAACAAACCGTGTGAAATACGTCTCAATTACGGATGAGGAAGCACTGGAGGCTGGATACTTATTATGCAAATTAGAAGGAATTATCCCTGCTCTAGAATCTGCACACGCACTGGCATATTTGAAATACCTAAAGCCACAGCCGCATGAAAAAGTAGTGGTTAACCTAAGTGGAAGAGGTGATAAAGACCTTAACACTTACCTACAATATTTTGAAAAATGA
- the trpC gene encoding indole-3-glycerol phosphate synthase TrpC: protein MNILERIINHKKKEVAERVSLYPTTLLQRSPYFQTTPLSLVLYLKRPEGHGIIAEIKRKSPSKGAINLYVDVEQTSIGYMQSGASALSVLTDNEFFGGSNADLTTARKFNYCPILRKDFIIDKYQITEAKSIGADAILLIAAALTPEQCRTLAKYANDLNMEVLLEVHNRNEIESYLNEYVQLVGVNNRDLRTFETRLETSLNLAEIIPDSFLKISESGLKTPKDVELLKQHGYSGFLMGERFMQEANPAKACSEFIRQLSTNAHSKSVI from the coding sequence ATGAATATTTTAGAAAGAATAATAAACCACAAAAAGAAAGAGGTGGCGGAGCGAGTTTCGCTATATCCTACCACCCTTCTGCAAAGAAGCCCCTATTTCCAAACTACTCCTCTCTCCTTAGTTTTATATCTAAAGCGACCTGAAGGTCATGGTATTATTGCTGAAATCAAAAGAAAGTCACCTAGCAAGGGGGCTATAAATTTGTATGTAGATGTAGAACAAACGAGCATTGGTTATATGCAATCCGGTGCCTCTGCCCTTTCGGTGCTCACCGATAATGAGTTTTTTGGTGGTAGCAATGCCGACCTTACCACGGCTCGAAAATTCAACTACTGCCCCATTCTAAGGAAAGATTTCATCATTGATAAATATCAAATTACCGAAGCCAAAAGCATAGGTGCCGATGCCATTTTGCTAATTGCCGCAGCTCTTACTCCCGAGCAATGTAGAACATTGGCTAAGTATGCTAATGACCTAAATATGGAAGTGCTATTGGAAGTCCATAACCGCAATGAAATTGAGAGCTACCTTAATGAATATGTACAGCTTGTGGGGGTAAACAACCGAGACCTTAGAACATTTGAAACCCGCTTAGAAACCTCTCTTAATTTGGCAGAAATAATTCCTGATAGTTTTTTAAAAATCAGCGAAAGCGGACTAAAAACCCCGAAAGATGTAGAGCTACTTAAACAACATGGATATAGTGGTTTTTTGATGGGGGAAAGATTTATGCAAGAAGCCAACCCTGCAAAAGCGTGCTCTGAGTTTATCCGCCAACTATCTACCAATGCTCACTCAAAATCCGTGATATGA